The Arachis hypogaea cultivar Tifrunner chromosome 19, arahy.Tifrunner.gnm2.J5K5, whole genome shotgun sequence genome has a window encoding:
- the LOC112775475 gene encoding transcription termination factor MTEF18, mitochondrial, which yields MSHFRKFQLTHFISKISHTCLKPSQNPRFHSAKSAPQSAQKNCDFKFPSKVRREAQAALLEYLHSTRSLQFLDADNMCKNSPFFLDDILRKVLQKNDTAASDVKKSISRYLRYHPINEFEPFFESTGLKPFEYLHLLPRDMMFINDDTVLMENYHTLCNYGVPRNKMGKIFKDSPQVFRYESGVLVSKFQNYEELGVASSTLVKVISLNPRVLVGDVNLYLVKVLKKLNHLVGEEKGSTWIEEQLLDESSCNFGVMHELLCLLEKVYSDEKLLGEMIGQHPFVVFEDSGVWALSLIGFLVKLGLSLDQIAIIFVEFPQIGVLMFLSNLHKCFTFLSDIDMHAAEIGKIFQSHSLLMGSFTIKKSSSLLSSLNVGKKRLCKLVQDNPEGMQNWAVGKKIQPYPEDKETRALKTEFLKTKFLLSLGYEENSGGIKQAFKLFRGKGDELQERFDFIVNAGLDVKDVREMIKASPQILNQTTDMINTKIEYLVNEGYPISSLVNFPSFLSYTLCRVKLRLSMYNWLRDHRVVHPRLALSTIVACSEELFLRLYVNQHPSGFQVWQDLKSEIYSER from the coding sequence ATGTCCCATTTCCGGAAATTCCAATTAACACACTTCATCTCCAAAATTTCCCATACTTGCCTTAAACCTTCACAAAACCCTAGATTCCACAGCGCCAAATCTGCACCCCAATCCGCACAAAAAAACTGTGATTTCAAGTTCCCCTCGAAGGTCAGAAGGGAAGCACAAGCCGCATTGCTCGAGTACCTTCATTCCACAAGGAGCTTGCAGTTCCTTGACGCAGACAACATGTGCAAAAACTCGCCCTTTTTCCTCGACGATATTCTGAGGAAGGTTCTTCAGAAGAACGACACTGCTGCCAGCGACGTCAAGAAATCGATCTCGCGTTACCTCCGTTACCATCCAATTAACGAGTTTGAACCATTCTTTGAGAGTACAGGTTTGAAGCCTTTTGAATACTTGCACCTTCTTCCAAGGGACATGATGTTCATCAACGATGACACTGTGTTGATGGAGAATTACCATACTCTGTGTAACTATGGTGTTCCCAGGAACAAAATGGGGAAGATCTTCAAGGATTCACCTCAAGTTTTTCGATATGAAAGTGGGGTTCTGGTGTCCAAGTTTCAGAATTATGAAGAGCTTGGTGTTGCTTCTTCAACTTTGGTAAAGGTGATTTCTTTGAACCCTAGGGTTTTGGTTGGGGATGTTAACCTTTATCTTGTGAAGGttttgaagaagttaaaccatCTTGTTGGTGAAGAAAAGGGTAGTACTTGGATTGAGGAGCAGTTGTTGGATGAGAGTAGCTGTAATTTTGGGGTTATGCATGAGCTCTTGTGCTTGCTTGAGAAGGTTTACAGTGACGAGAAATTGTTGGGTGAGATGATTGGCCAGCACCCTTTTGTTGTTTTTGAGGATTCTGGAGTTTGGGCATTGTCCCTCATTGGGTTCTTGGTGAAATTAGGGTTGTCCTTGGACCAGATAGCTATAATTTTTGTCGAGTTTCCGCAAATTGGGGTGTTGATGTTTCTGTCGAATTTGCACAAGTGTTTTACGTTCCTGTCTGATATCGATATGCATGCTGCAGAGATTGGGAAGATTTTCCAGTCTCATTCCTTGCTGATGGGTTCATTCACTATTAAGAAAAGTAGTAGTTTGCTCAGTAGCTTGAATGTTGGCAAGAAAAGGCTCTGTAAGTTAGTGCAGGATAATCCAGAAGGGATGCAGAATTGGGCTGTGGGGAAGAAAATTCAGCCTTATCCTGAGGATAAGGAAACAAGGGCTCTGAAAACAGAGTTCTTGAAAACAAAGTTCTTGTTGAGCCTTGGATACGAAGAGAACTCGGGGGGAATAAAACAGGCTTTTAAGCTGTTCAGAGGTAAGGGAGATGAGCTTCAGGAGAGATTTGATTTTATTGTTAATGCTGGCTTGGATGTTAAGGATGTTCGCGAAATGATTAAGGCTTCACCTCAGATTCTTAATCAGACCACAGATATGATCAACACGAAAATTGAGTATCTTGTGAATGAAGGATATCCTATATCAAGTTTAGTCAATTTCCCATCTTTTCTCTCCTATACACTTTGTAGAGTTAAGCTTAGGTTATCAATGTATAATTGGCTTAGAGACCATAGAGTTGTTCACCCCAGGCTTGCTTTGAGCACTATAGTTGCATGCTCAGAGGAATTATTCTTACGGTTGTATGTAAATCAGCATCCATCTGGCTTTCAAGTTTGGCAAGATTTGAAGTCTGAAATTTATTCTGAGAGATAA